gtttttcCTTTGCCCATGTGTTTGCAAGCAGCAGTTCTGATTCACCTAGTGGTTTTATTACATTCTATTTTTAtacaaagatggcagccagtatatataccctggggcgtgtgttcttctactaaggcttgtgtcagtacttcCTTGGCCGAGGTACAAAAGGAGTAAATTACGTAGCACtagtgttaaagggattatccagcgctacaaaaacatggccacttttccccctactgttgtccccagttcaggtgcagtttgcaattaagctccatttacttcaatggaactgagtttcaaaatgccacccaaactgaagacaacagtagggggaaagtggccatgtttttgtagagctggacagtggcgtcgctaggcagttttatttggggctcatgccccggcatcttgcgagccagatgcggctcttttgatggtcgcatctggctcgcaggtcccagcggcagccccccccccccccgcctcaccTACCGCCCACCCAACCTAGCGCCCGGACGTGATCCTCCGTTCCAATCAGCGCACAGTGGGAGCATGGAgtcgctgcggccggccgtggcgcACGCATTGATTGCGGCTCCACGCTCCCGCTGTGCGACAATTTGATTGTAGGATCCCGTCGCTACGTCGGGTAGACAGTATGTGAGGCTGCCACTGCTATCCTTTCGGCGACGAACTCAaggtggaggtgaggaggaggctggaggggagacAGGGGGAGACTGGAGGGGAGACGAGGTGGAGGCCTGAGGAGGGGAGACGAGGGGGAGGCGAAAAGACACACTTGGCCTGCTGGTTCCTTAATGCataagatatgtgtgtgtgtgcgtgtgtgtgtgtgtgggggggggggggttcaggtagggtattgtgtgtgtgtgtgggatcaggtagggtattgtgtgtgggtgggtgggttcAGGTAGGGTATTGCTATGGCTCAGGggcattactatataggggacatcattactatatagggggcacagcaagggacattactactatatggagggtacagcaggcacattattactatatagggggcacatgagatggcattattactatatggggacacagcaggggagattattactatatgcgggcacagcaagggacattataactatatgggggtacagcagggggcattattaccatatgggggcacagcagaaggcaatgttactgtatggagggcacactggggtcattattactatatgggggtacagcagggggcattattaccatatgggggcacagcagaaggcaatgttactgtatggagggcacactgggggcattattactatatggaggcacagcaggagacattatttctatatggggcacagcagggggcattttttCTATAGTAGTGCACAGCTGGGAGAGAATTATTACAATGGAGATGCacagctgggggcattattactatatggggtacagcaggaggcattattactgtatgccgtaaagcagggggcattattactatggggatgcacagctaggggcattattactatatggggcacagcaggggtattattactatatgaggggtgCCACAGTAGaggacattttacaatgtggggtaacacagcaggggacattattactatggggcacaacactagacattattactatatgggagcacagcaggggatcctacatacagggggcaacacacttacctacctactcactgatACCAAGCAGTGGAATTACtacatgggagcctataggtgggaaaagggaaggaagttgaaggaaaagtgcggagcctaatatgtttgtctggcaggttctgaggagatgaattgcagctggaagaaatcaccATGGTGGTCTAGGCCGTATGAAGGAAAAGGAAAGagaacatctcagatcaaagacgttacctgtgagtcactgaatgaggtttttgcattttgtagaacattatctggtaggagttccctgagatagaaaaggttgggaaaccctggcctagaggatagtagttagggcagacctcccagaggctgtgtgtacagggggagctgtgaaggagctgcctgggctGTGGAGTGCACCACTACCGATgccagtgaccctgacaggagcccagagagggtggctgcctgtgtctgcttagccgcagttattatgagtggcggcagtagagctgggctaatagagcggtcactggggttactagcttctgcactgggctccttcgctaaccgcTTACGACGGcgctcagagggcccgggccccccggatgttttaggaccctagcaacgcccctggcgctggataacccctttaaggaatgttaCATCTCTGCTTGTTTAGAaagtcagcgccatattgtaatggctttactaaatatacaaaatatcacatccttaacataggcaggcgggattccgccacttttactcagtgtgaacatacccttacactgagTGAACAAAGAAACCAAGTGCTTTTACTAGAAACTCGCTTCCTCCTCAGAACACTGGAGCTAGTGGATACCTTATAGAAAAGAACTCCTCCCATTGATAGGAAATCATCAAATGTGAAAGTGAAAACCAGAAAGCCATCTCTGAGCAGTCATTCTCACTGCACCCTCGCCATGGCGGGCGGCTCCTACCAGTTCCCTGTGGCCCTTCAGTGGCATGAGGGCCCCGACATCCTGAAAAAGATAAAGAACAAAATCCTGGTACATTTCCAGAGTAAGAACAAATCTAATGGAGGAGAATGTGAGATCCGGGACCTGGACTGCAGCCGGGGGTATATCCTCATACACTTCAGAGATGAagcgggtgagtgctgggggaTGGGTGGGGGGTGCTGGGTACATCCTCATACACTTCAGATATTAGGGTGAGTgcttggggatgggggggggggggtgctgggtacATCCTCATACACTTCAGAGATGAGGCAGGTgagtgctgaggactggggggggatgctgggtaCATCCTCATACACTTCAGAGATGAGGCAGGTgagtgctgaggactggggggggatgctgggtatatcctcatacacttcagagatgaggcgggtgagtgctggggatgggggggggtgccTGGGTACATCCTCATACACTTCAGATATTAgggtgagtgctgggggaggggctgggtacatcctcatacacttcagagatgaggcgggtgagtgctgggggaTGGGGTGCTGGGTATATCCTCATACACTTCAGAGATGAggcgggtgagtgctgggggatggggggggggtgctgggtacATCCTCATACACTTCAGATATTAgggtgagtgctgggggaggggggctgggtacatcctcatacacttcagagatgaggcgggtgagtgctgggggatggggggggtgctgggtatATCCTCATTACACTTCAGAGATGAGGTCGGGTGAgtgctggggatggggggggtgctgggtacATCCTCATACACTTCAGATATTAgggtgagtgctgggggagggggctgggtacatcctcatacacttcagagatgaggcgggtgagtgctgggggatggggggggtgctgggtacATCCTCATACACTTCAGATATTAgggtgagtgctgggggagggggctgggtacatcctcatacacttcagagatgaggcgggtgagtgctgggggatggggggggggtgctgggtatATCCTCATACACTTCAGAGATGAGGCAGGTGagtgctggggggatgctgggtaCATCCTCATACACTTCAGAGATGAGGGGGTGAgtgctgggggatggggggggtgtcTGGGTACATCCTCATACACTTCAGATATTAgggtgagtgctgggggagggggctgggtacatcctcatacacttcagagagaggaggggtgagtgctgggggatgggggggtgctgggtatatcctcatacacttcagagatgaggcgggtgagtgctgggggatggggggggtgctgggtacATCCTCATACACTTCAGATATTAgggtgagtgctgggggagggggctgggtatatcctcatacacttcagagatgaggcgggtgagtgctgggggagggggctgggtatatcctcatacacttcagagatgaggcgggtgagtgctgggggatggggggggatgtgctGGGTACATCCTCATACACTTCAGATATTAgggtgagtgctgggggagggggctgggtacatcctcatacacttcagagatgaggcgggtgagtgctggggggatg
This genomic window from Dendropsophus ebraccatus isolate aDenEbr1 unplaced genomic scaffold, aDenEbr1.pat pat_scaffold_2115_ctg1, whole genome shotgun sequence contains:
- the LOC138775821 gene encoding protein mono-ADP-ribosyltransferase PARP14-like, producing MAGGSYQFPVALQWHEGPDILKKIKNKILVHFQSKNKSNGGECEIRDLDCSRGYILIHFRDEAVRNKVLQKKPARAEVTEWESVTDERPVTRGPNTPSEVTPTAADSSAAVT